The nucleotide window GAGGAGGTTGTTTTGGTTGTTGTTGGTTTTGGGGCTAGCTGTTTTCTTCATGATTTTCGGGACAATACTTGGGTTTGCTCTCTATTATTATCGGTTCTATGTCTTTGAAAGAGAGAAATGAGTTAAGGTGACATCAAGACCTGAAGTAAAGAGAAGGGAATACTTTAGTCTTTAGTTAAGGTAAATACCTGATGTTTCTCTTTTATTTTTTTATTTTGTGTGGTTTTTTAGGTGGTTTTTGGTATGTTGTTGTTCTTTGTATTGGTTTGTGTCCTGTTTTTTTTATTGTTTTTTTGAGTTGTTTGGTTGTTATTTTGGTTTTTATTGGTTTTCCTGTGCTGCTTGATATGTTTTCTTCCATTAATGTTCCTCCAAGGTCGTTTGCTCCTTTGTTGAGTGCTTTTGCTGCGTTTTTTGGTCCTAGTTTTACCCAAGAGGCTTGTATGTTTGGTATTTGGTTGTGCAGTAGGATTCTTGCGATTGCTATTACTTTGTAGTTTTCGTGTAGTGGTGTTGGTTTTGTTTTTGATAGTTTGTTGTTTCCGGGTATGAATGGTAGTGGTATGAATTCTGTGAATCCTTGGTGTTTTTTTTGGATTTCTCGTATTTTTAGTATGTGGTTTATTCTGTCTTTCCAGGTTTCTGTGTGGCCGTACATCATTGTTGCTGTTGTTGGTATTCCTTGTTTGTGTGCTGTTTCGATTATTTCTCGCCATCGCTGGCTGTTTATTTTGTTTGGACAGATTTTGTTTCTTATTTTGTCGTTTAGTATTTCGGCTGCTGTTCCGGGCATGCTGTCGAGTCCGGCTTTTTTTAGTTGTTTGAGTGTTTTTTTGGTTGTTAGGTTGTTTTTCTGGGTCATGTGATGGATTTCTTGGGGACTGAATGCGTGTATATGGATGTTGTGTTTTTTGTTTATTGTTTTGATTAGTTCACGGTACCAACTGTATGTGAGTTCTGGGTTTATTCCGCCTTGGATGCATACTTCGGTTGCACCTTGGTTGGCTGCTTTCTCTACTTTCTTTAGAACTTGTTTTTTGGTGTCTTGGTGTCCTTGGTTTGTTTTTGGTTTTACTGAGTATGCGCAGAATTTGCAGTTTAATTTGCATATGTTGGTGAAGTTGATGTTTCTGTTTTTGATGTAGGTTACTTTTTTGTCGTGTTTGTTTTTGGTTAGCCTATCTGCTTCTCGGTATAGTTCTTTGTTGTTTTTTTTGGGTAGTGTATAGGGATCTATGTTTGTTTGCATTTGTTTCATCTCTCTATCTTTGTTATTTGTTTTCTTATGGGTTCGGTTAGCCAGTCTTTTTCGATGTATTTTGGATAGATTGGTAGTCTTTTTTCTGGTTTGTATCCATGTTTTTTGATTTCTTTTTCTAGTTTTTGGGGTGATGGCCATTTTTTGGTTGGATTTATATGGTCTTTTGTTGTTGATATACCGCCTAGGTCTGATACTCCTGCTTTCAGTAGGGATTTTATGTCTGGATGTAGGTTGGGGGGTGCTTGTATCTCGATGTCTTTTAGTATGTGTCTGGCTAAAGCAATTGTTTTAATCACTGTTTTTTGTTTCGTGGTTGGGTGTTTTGTATTTGATTTGGGGTGTTTTTGGTG belongs to Methanonatronarchaeum sp. AMET-Sl and includes:
- the cofH gene encoding 5-amino-6-(D-ribitylamino)uracil--L-tyrosine 4-hydroxyphenyl transferase CofH; protein product: MQTNIDPYTLPKKNNKELYREADRLTKNKHDKKVTYIKNRNINFTNICKLNCKFCAYSVKPKTNQGHQDTKKQVLKKVEKAANQGATEVCIQGGINPELTYSWYRELIKTINKKHNIHIHAFSPQEIHHMTQKNNLTTKKTLKQLKKAGLDSMPGTAAEILNDKIRNKICPNKINSQRWREIIETAHKQGIPTTATMMYGHTETWKDRINHILKIREIQKKHQGFTEFIPLPFIPGNNKLSKTKPTPLHENYKVIAIARILLHNQIPNIQASWVKLGPKNAAKALNKGANDLGGTLMEENISSSTGKPIKTKITTKQLKKTIKKTGHKPIQRTTTYQKPPKKPHKIKK